A segment of the Georgenia sp. M64 genome:
CGGCATGGACGCCGACACCACCGCCCGCCTGCTCAAGCGGGCGGTCACCGACGCCGACCGGCACATCACCTACGACCCCGTCGGTCGCCCGGAGGTCTCCAACCTCGTCCAGCTCACGGCCCTGGCCGGCGGCCGGGACCCCCACGACGTCGCCCGGGAGATCGGCGACGGCGGCGGCGCGGCACTGAAGCGCGCCGCCACCGAGGCCGTCAACGAGATGCTCGCCCCGGTCCGGGCCCGGCGGGCCGAGCTCGTCGCCGACGAGGGGCACCTGCTCGCCGTCCTGCGCGCGGGCAACGAGCGGGCGCGCGCCGTCGCGGACGCCACGCTCGACGAGGTCCGCGCGGCCATGCAGATGGTGTACTGAGGCCGCGGCCCAGCGCCGCCGGCACCACCGCACGACGGCGCCACCACCGCACGACGACCGACGGGCCCGTCCTCCGCGAGGAGGACGGGCCCGTCCGCACCCCCGGCCGCCCCGTCACGGAGCCGGCCGGGCCGGTGCGTCAGTGCTCGGCGCTGGTGACCAGGCTCAGCTCCGTGAAGGACGCCAGGTCCGGGTGGCTGGGCACGATCCGGGCGGTGTAGCCGAAGGGCCCGGCGAACTCGAGGGTGTAGGAGCCCGTGAAGGCGTGCCGGCCACCCTCCAGGACCTCGGTGTGCTCGAGCGCGAAGACCCGGAACTCGGTGAGGTTGTCCTCCTCGTCCACGCGGCCGCCGACGACCTGGACCTGGACGTCGGCCGGCTCGAGCTCGCCGAGGTCGGCGTAGACCGTCACCGCGACGGTGTCGCCGACGTTGACGACGTCGGCGACCCCCGACGCCTCGACGTGGTCGACGCGCACCCCCGGCCACGCGGCCCGGACGCGGGCCTTCCAGCCGGCGAGCTCGTCGGCCCCGACGTACTGGTGCTCGCCGTCGAGCCGGCGCGAGGACACCGCGACCGGGGTGTAGAGGTGGCGCACGTAGTCCTGGACCATCCGGGTGGCCTGCACCTTCGGCCCGAGCGTGGCCAGGGTGTGGCGGACCATCTCCATCCAGTGCCGCGGCACGCCGTCGGCGTCCCGCTCGTAGAAGCGCGGCACCACCGTGTCCTCGAGCAGGGTGTACAGGGCGGCCGCCTCGAGGCGGTCGCGCTCGGCGGGGTCCTCGACGCCGTCCGCGGTGGGGATCGCCCAGCCGTTGCGGCCGTCGTACCACTCGTCCCACCAGCCGTCGAGGATGGAGAGGTTGAGCGCACCGTTGAGGGCGCACTTCATCCCGGACGTGCCGGACGCCTCGAGCGGGCGCAGCGGGTTGTTCAGCCACACGTCGCAGCCGGGCATGAGGGACTGGGCCATGGCGATGTCGTAGTTCGGCAGGAACACGATCCGCTCGCGCACCCCGACCTGGTCGGCGAACTGGACGAGCTTCTGGATGAGGGTGACCCCGAGCTCGTCGTCGGGGTGGGACTTGCCGGCGACGATGATCTGGATCGGGCGCTCGGGGTCGGTGAGCAGGCGGGAGAGCCGCTCGGGGTCCGAGAGCATGAGCGTCAGGCGCTTGTAGGTGGGCACCCGACGGGCGAAGCCGATGGTGAGGACGTCGGGGTCGAGGACGTCGCCGGTCCAGCCGAGCTCGGCCGGGGAGGCCCCGCGGTCGATCCATGACTTGCGCACGCGGCGCCGCGCCTCGGTGACGAGGTTGCTGCGCAGGGTGCGGCGCACCGCCCAGAGCTCGGCGTCGTCGACGCCGCCGGCGTCCGGGCCCAGCAGCCAGCCCTCACCGGTCGCGAGCTGCTCGGGGGTGAGGTGGCGCTCGGCCATCTCGGCGAACGCCGGGTCGGTCCAGGTCGGGCCGTGGACGCCGTTGGTGACGGAGGTGATGGGCACCTCGCGGACGTCGAAACCGGGCCAGAGCTGGTGGAACATGCCCCGCGAGACGCGTCCGTGGAGCTTGGCCACGCCGTTGGCCCGCTTGGCCGCGCGCAGGCCCATGACGGCCATGTTGTACACGCCCCGGTCGCCGCCCTCGAAGTCCTCCGCGCCGAGCGCGAGAACCTTGTCGAGGGGGATGCCCGGGATCTCCGCGCCGCCGCCGAAGTACTGCGCGACGAGCTCGGTGCTGTACCGGGAGATGCCGGCGGGCACCGGGGTGTGGGTGGTGAAGACGGTGCCCGCCTTGACGGCCTCCAGCGCAGCCTCGAAGGTCAGGCCCTCGGCCTCGACGAGCTCGCGCATCCGCTCCACGGAGAGGAACCCGGCGTGGCCCTCGTTGCAGTGGTAGACCTCGGGCTTCGGCGAGCCCGTGAGGCGGGAGTACAGGCGCACGGCCTTGACGCCGCCCATGCCCAGGAGCAGCTCCTGGCGCAGGCGGTGGTCGGCGGAGCCGCCGTAGAGACGGTCGGTGACCCGGCGGGCCTGCTCGTCGTTGTCGAGGATGTTGGAGTCGAGCAGGAGCAGGGGCACGCGGCCGACCTGGGCGAGCCAGACCTGGGCGCTCAGGGTCCGTCCGCCGGGCATGTCCAGCGACACGCGCGCCGGGGTGCCGTCCGGCTCGCGCAGGAGCGTCAGCGGCAGGTTGTCGGGGTCGAGCAGGGGGTAGGTCTCGTGCTGCCAGCCGTCACGGGTGAGGGACTGCTTGAAGTAGCCGGCGCCGTAGAGCAGGCCCACGCCCACGATCGGGACGCCGAGGTCGGAGGCGGACTTGAGGTGGTCGCCCGCGAGGATGCCCAGTCCGCCCGAGTACTGCGGCAGCACGGCGGTGATGCCGTACTCGGCGGAGAAGTAGGCCACTGCGGACGGCTTGTCGGCGTCGGCGTAGTCCCGCTGGTACCAGCGCGGCTCGCTCAGGTAGCGGGCGAGGTCGGCGTCGAGCTCGCGGATCTGCGCGACCAGCGCGCGGTCGGCGGCGAGCTTCTCCAGCCGCCTCGGGTCCAGTGCGCCCAGGAGCGCGACGGGGTCGCCGTGGACCTCCTCCCACAGCTGCGGGTCGAGGGAGGCGAACATCTCCCGGGTCGGCGTGTGCCAGGACCACCGCAGATTCTGCGCGAGGGTGTCCAGCGGCTTCAGTGCCTCGGGCAGGACGGTGCGGACGGTGAATCGTCGGATGGCTCTCACGCGCGCAAGTCTAGGGGCAAACCCCTGCAACGCTTGCACTCCGTTACATCCGGGGGCACGGCGACGACACCTCTGGGGGCGTCCGCGCCACAGGTGCCGCAGATCCTCCCCTGGACCTGCCATCCGGGCCCGTCCTCGGTAGGTTCGGTCCGTGCACACCTCGAAGCCGCAGCAGCCCGCCCGACGCCGCTCCGACCGTCCCGCCGGCTCGCAGCCCGCCGTCCCCGAAGCGAGCGCGGGCGCCTCCGAGACGCCGCCCGTCCCCGCCGCCGAGCAGGCACCTGCCTCTCCTCCCGAGCAGGCACCCGCCGGGGCGCAGCCGCCCGCCGCGCCCGGCCCTCACCCGCTCGCCGCGGCGCCCGCTCCCGTGCCGGCGCCGTACGCCCCGGTCGGACGCATCCCCGTGGTCGAGGTCTCCCCCGTCCTGGAGGACGGCCGGTGGCCGGCCAAGGCCACCGTGGGCGAGGCGTTCCCGGTCCGGGCGACCGTCTTCCGGGAGGGGCACGACGCGGTCGCGGCCACCGCGGTCCTCGTCGCGCCCGACGGCAGCGACCACTCCCGGGTCGCGATGCGCGACGTCGCCCCCGGCCTCGACCGCTACGAGGCCTGGCTCGTCCCGGACGCGCCCGGTGACTGGGGCTTCCGGGTCGAGGGCTGGTCCGACCCGTACGCCACCTGGGCCCACGACGCCACGATCAAGGTCGACGCCGGCGTCGACGTCGGCCTCATGATGACCGAGGGGGCGCTGGTGCTCGGCCGGGCGGCCGAGGCCCCGGGCCTGGACGACGGCGCCCGCGCCGTCCTCACCGACGCCGTCGCCGCCCTGCGCGACGCGCGCCGGCCCCCCCAGGCGCGGATGGCCGCCGCGACGTCCCCCGACGTCCGCGCGGTGCTGGCCGCGCACCCCCTGCGGGAGATGGTCTCGCCGTCGGCCACGTACCCCGTCGTCGTGCACCGCGAGCGCGCCCTGTACGGGTCCTGGTACGAGATGTTCCCCCGGTCCGTCGGCGCGCACCTGGACAAGGAGACCGGCACCTGGACGCCGGGGACCCTGCGCACCGCCGCGGAGGACCTGCCGCGGATCGCCGGGATGGGGTTCGACGTCGTCTACCTCACCCCCGTCCACCCGATCGGCCTGACCAACCGCAAGGGCCGCAACAACACCCTGGGGGCGACCGAGCAGGACCCGGGCTCGCCGTACGGGATCGGCTCGTGGGAGGGCGGGCACGACGCCATCCACCCGGACCTGGGCACGTTCGAGGACTTCGACGCCTTCGTCGGCCGGGCGCGGGAGCTGGGCATGGAGGTGGCCCTGGACATCGCCCTGCAGGCCTCGCCCGACCACCCGTGGGTGAGCGAGCACCCGGAGTGGTTCACCACGCGGGCGGACGGCTCGATCGCCTACGCCGAGAACCCCCCGAAGAAGTACCAGGACATCTACCCGCTGAACTTCGACAACGACCCCGAGGGCATCTACGTCGCGATCCGCGACATGCTCGACCTGTGGGTCGAGCACGGGGTCACCGCGTTCCGAGTGGACAACCCGCACACCAAGCCGCTGAGCTTCTGGCAGCGCCTGCTCGCGGAGTACCACGAGCGTCACCCCGAGGTGATCTTCCTCGCCGAGGCCTTCACCCGGCCGGCGATGATGCGCACGCTCGGCGCGATCGGCTTCCACCAGTCGTACACGTACTTCACCTGGCGGACCCGCAAGGACGAGATCGGCGACTACCTGCTCGAGCTCGCCCGGGAGACCGACGCCCGCGTCCGGCCGAGCTTCTGGCCCACCACGCACGACATCCTCACGCCCTACATGCAGCAGGGCGGGGTCACCGCGTTCGCGATCCGGGCCGTCCTGGCGGCCACCGGCTCGCCCACGTGGGGCATCTACTCCGGCTACGAGCTGGTCGAGCACGTCGCCCGGCCCGGCGCCGAGGAGCAGATCGACAACGAGAAGTACGAGCTCAAGGAGCGCGACTTCGCGCGCGCCGGCGACCACGGCATCGCGACCCTGCTCACCGCCCTCAACCGGCTGCGCCGGGCGCACCCCGCCCTGCAGCGGCTGCGCAACGTCACCGTCCACCCCACCAGCGACGACGGGATCCTGTGCTTCTCCAAGCACGTCCCCGCCGACCAGTCGCCCACCGGCACGGCGGACACGGTCGTCGTGGTCGTCAACCTCGACCCCTTCCTCACCCGCGAGGGCGTCGTCCACCTCGACCTCGCGGCCCTGGGCGTCACACCGGGCGGCGAGCCCGGCGCCCCCGCGATCGCGGTGAGCGACGAGCTGAGCGGCCAGACGTACTACTGGGGGCCCGACCCGTTCGTCCGGCTGGATCCGCACGCCCAGGTGGCCCACGTCCTGAGCGTGAGGCCGCTGTGACGGCGCAGACGGCCGCGGGTGCGGCCGTCCCCACCCAGACCGCCGTGCCCGCCCCCGAGGGGGCACTGCCCGCCCCGGTCGAGCCGGTCGCGGCGCTGCAGGACGGGCACCGGCCCGGCCTCTCCGAGGACCCGGAGTGGTACCGCACGGCGGTGTTCTACGAGGTGCTCCTGCGCGCGTTCGCCGACTCGCGCGGCTCCGGCACCGGTGACCTGCGCGGCCTCATCGACCGCCTGGACTACATCCAGTGGCTCGGTGTGGACTGCCTGTGGCTCCCGCCGTTCTA
Coding sequences within it:
- a CDS encoding alpha-1,4-glucan--maltose-1-phosphate maltosyltransferase, translating into MPAPYAPVGRIPVVEVSPVLEDGRWPAKATVGEAFPVRATVFREGHDAVAATAVLVAPDGSDHSRVAMRDVAPGLDRYEAWLVPDAPGDWGFRVEGWSDPYATWAHDATIKVDAGVDVGLMMTEGALVLGRAAEAPGLDDGARAVLTDAVAALRDARRPPQARMAAATSPDVRAVLAAHPLREMVSPSATYPVVVHRERALYGSWYEMFPRSVGAHLDKETGTWTPGTLRTAAEDLPRIAGMGFDVVYLTPVHPIGLTNRKGRNNTLGATEQDPGSPYGIGSWEGGHDAIHPDLGTFEDFDAFVGRARELGMEVALDIALQASPDHPWVSEHPEWFTTRADGSIAYAENPPKKYQDIYPLNFDNDPEGIYVAIRDMLDLWVEHGVTAFRVDNPHTKPLSFWQRLLAEYHERHPEVIFLAEAFTRPAMMRTLGAIGFHQSYTYFTWRTRKDEIGDYLLELARETDARVRPSFWPTTHDILTPYMQQGGVTAFAIRAVLAATGSPTWGIYSGYELVEHVARPGAEEQIDNEKYELKERDFARAGDHGIATLLTALNRLRRAHPALQRLRNVTVHPTSDDGILCFSKHVPADQSPTGTADTVVVVVNLDPFLTREGVVHLDLAALGVTPGGEPGAPAIAVSDELSGQTYYWGPDPFVRLDPHAQVAHVLSVRPL
- the glgP gene encoding alpha-glucan family phosphorylase, whose protein sequence is MRAIRRFTVRTVLPEALKPLDTLAQNLRWSWHTPTREMFASLDPQLWEEVHGDPVALLGALDPRRLEKLAADRALVAQIRELDADLARYLSEPRWYQRDYADADKPSAVAYFSAEYGITAVLPQYSGGLGILAGDHLKSASDLGVPIVGVGLLYGAGYFKQSLTRDGWQHETYPLLDPDNLPLTLLREPDGTPARVSLDMPGGRTLSAQVWLAQVGRVPLLLLDSNILDNDEQARRVTDRLYGGSADHRLRQELLLGMGGVKAVRLYSRLTGSPKPEVYHCNEGHAGFLSVERMRELVEAEGLTFEAALEAVKAGTVFTTHTPVPAGISRYSTELVAQYFGGGAEIPGIPLDKVLALGAEDFEGGDRGVYNMAVMGLRAAKRANGVAKLHGRVSRGMFHQLWPGFDVREVPITSVTNGVHGPTWTDPAFAEMAERHLTPEQLATGEGWLLGPDAGGVDDAELWAVRRTLRSNLVTEARRRVRKSWIDRGASPAELGWTGDVLDPDVLTIGFARRVPTYKRLTLMLSDPERLSRLLTDPERPIQIIVAGKSHPDDELGVTLIQKLVQFADQVGVRERIVFLPNYDIAMAQSLMPGCDVWLNNPLRPLEASGTSGMKCALNGALNLSILDGWWDEWYDGRNGWAIPTADGVEDPAERDRLEAAALYTLLEDTVVPRFYERDADGVPRHWMEMVRHTLATLGPKVQATRMVQDYVRHLYTPVAVSSRRLDGEHQYVGADELAGWKARVRAAWPGVRVDHVEASGVADVVNVGDTVAVTVYADLGELEPADVQVQVVGGRVDEEDNLTEFRVFALEHTEVLEGGRHAFTGSYTLEFAGPFGYTARIVPSHPDLASFTELSLVTSAEH